One part of the Acetoanaerobium sticklandii genome encodes these proteins:
- a CDS encoding DUF927 domain-containing protein codes for MEEQEVAEQTQAPLHRSIDVDFINGGIYTLDKEGNPFYLVREMNIDHVESNILTDDEKLEILYIRNGKVKSLVMNRSDFTKHGLLRILPSKGIDITDANAPMVHEVLLMLEEQAEHINIHDSVGWYDIDGQRVFLHHDAIGYDQPSEYRGIHNIEPKGTLDEYLQGINDLVIGRYPLELSLVLGLSAPIASRLRKIIGLEVIFVHIYGFSTTGKSTALMLALSTFGYPGKSNNGLQKSWIATYNALIGFLAGVHGIPIGMDEASVRANKDYSNIIYTIAEGKDKARQNQDGVNKNAEEWSGVVISTGENSLLSSSNANQGIRVRNTEIADVTFTDSAEHAEQIKIFAQKNYGHIGVEFVKALQRIDDDELLFAFEKSKASVLDMMPVKDQFTDRIANKFAVIYMTVILANKYLNLTLNKEEVLKILIEADSKQHDDRNLPLKAYEYMKSEISKNINKFIYKADLKGFTTARSYEDQKVIPHSEVIGRILTRAGVDRREGKKRDEDDKKYDAHEFVEVAIISDVFRKMLSDGGFTNSEIILRRWRELGIIETDENKLTKKRTIIPKTKGVRCVIINFDNVFEPEKKKSKKKINDENKLNRTSMLFDEEDDEKETKHAS; via the coding sequence ATGGAAGAACAAGAAGTTGCTGAACAAACCCAAGCCCCATTGCATCGTAGCATTGATGTGGATTTCATTAATGGTGGAATATACACTCTTGATAAAGAGGGTAACCCATTTTACTTGGTGCGTGAGATGAACATTGATCATGTTGAAAGCAACATATTGACTGACGATGAGAAATTAGAAATTCTATACATCCGAAATGGAAAGGTAAAATCACTTGTAATGAACCGCAGTGATTTTACTAAACATGGATTGTTAAGAATTCTTCCCAGTAAAGGGATAGACATTACAGACGCAAACGCACCTATGGTTCATGAAGTGCTATTGATGTTAGAAGAGCAGGCTGAGCATATTAACATACATGATTCAGTTGGATGGTATGACATTGACGGACAGAGAGTATTTTTGCATCATGATGCGATTGGCTATGATCAACCGTCTGAATACAGAGGCATTCATAACATTGAACCCAAAGGAACACTTGATGAGTATTTGCAGGGAATCAACGATCTGGTAATCGGCAGATATCCACTTGAATTGTCATTAGTGTTGGGTTTATCTGCGCCAATAGCGTCACGTCTTAGAAAAATAATTGGACTTGAAGTTATATTTGTCCATATCTATGGCTTCTCAACAACGGGTAAGTCAACGGCACTGATGCTTGCATTATCAACATTTGGATATCCTGGCAAGTCCAATAACGGACTCCAAAAGTCTTGGATTGCCACATACAATGCGTTAATCGGATTTCTTGCAGGTGTGCATGGAATCCCAATCGGCATGGACGAAGCATCGGTAAGGGCAAATAAGGATTACTCCAATATTATTTACACCATAGCAGAGGGAAAAGACAAAGCCAGACAGAACCAAGATGGCGTCAATAAGAATGCTGAAGAGTGGAGTGGTGTTGTCATTAGCACAGGGGAGAACTCGCTCCTATCCAGCTCAAATGCTAATCAGGGTATTCGAGTCAGAAATACTGAGATTGCAGATGTGACGTTCACAGATTCGGCTGAACATGCAGAGCAGATTAAAATATTTGCGCAGAAAAACTATGGGCATATTGGTGTTGAGTTTGTAAAGGCACTACAGCGTATTGATGACGACGAACTACTATTTGCCTTTGAAAAGTCAAAAGCTTCAGTTCTAGATATGATGCCTGTCAAAGATCAGTTTACCGATCGTATTGCTAACAAGTTTGCGGTTATCTACATGACGGTTATCCTTGCCAACAAGTATCTGAACTTAACTTTGAATAAAGAAGAGGTACTTAAGATATTGATTGAGGCAGACAGTAAGCAACATGATGATCGCAACCTTCCGTTAAAGGCTTACGAGTATATGAAGTCTGAGATTAGCAAGAACATTAATAAGTTTATCTACAAAGCAGACTTGAAGGGTTTTACGACAGCCAGAAGCTATGAGGATCAGAAAGTAATTCCACATAGCGAGGTCATCGGTAGAATTCTTACACGAGCAGGGGTCGATCGTAGAGAAGGAAAAAAACGTGATGAAGATGACAAGAAGTATGATGCGCATGAATTTGTTGAAGTTGCCATTATATCAGATGTATTCAGAAAAATGCTTAGCGATGGCGGTTTCACAAATTCAGAAATCATTCTTAGACGATGGAGAGAGCTTGGAATTATAGAAACTGATGAGAACAAGCTTACAAAGAAGCGTACCATCATACCTAAAACTAAAGGTGTACGATGCGTGATTATTAATTTTGACAACGTATTTGAGCCTGAGAAAAAGAAAAGTAAGAAAAAGATTAATGATGAAAACAAACTAAACAGAACATCAATGTTATTTGATGAGGAAGATGATGAAAAGGAGACTAAACATGCCAGTTAA